ACCCTTTAATGGACCCTATGCAGCATGAATCTTAGAATGTGGTTTTTAGTCCCTTTATCCCTTTTGAATCATTCATAATGTGGATACATTATTTCAATGTTCTCTCTGGTTCAATCAGAGAAGACAATATCCAAAAAATTTGTATTTGAAATGTTAACGCAAAAATGAGGACGATATAACAACACCAACTGAGCCTCAATCCCGAACAAGTTGTTGTTGGCTATATGATTCACTTCTCTATTTAAGCTCTCAACTATGCCATCATCATGctaaataaagtaaaagtaactatcataaatcataatatttagAAGTACTCTAACAAGACAAACCTATTCACAGCTAGTAGATTTTACCAGGCCCTTTCTTTTGGTCTGCATTGATTTCAAGAATTTTTAGGTCTTTTGATACAAAAATGAGTAGGATATTTCTCTATATTAATTTCATTctcaagtaaaaatatatttctgtACATTAATCCTGACAAGTTAATGCGATCCTCGTCTCCTAATTGGGTAGTGGGGCTGGTTCTTTGCCTGAGGTTCATTTAGTTAAGTTCAGTGTTATCAAAGCCGCActtaagccctgaagcgagACTCAAATTGTGTTGAGCGCTTTGCCTCGCTTTATGTGCGCTTCAGTGTCCTCATCAAGGTTCTAAAGCAAACGTTTCCTTGCCAATGAGCTTTGTATGAAGAAGTGAcactaaataattgatatttcacttatcataatttttttcaatttctttggtcatatatttgacattcattttataattattagtcttggactaaacatatatatttgtattcttttcttcctttgcgccttttttcattaaagcccaCGCTTTATTTGCGCTTTGCGCTAAAAGCCCTCATGGTGCTTAGAGCTTATTTGCGCGTTTCACCTTTGATAACACTGGTTAAGTTAAAACTTTGCTGTATGAAATTTTcccttattatttattttcttgatgacTGACCCTTATTTTGTGacgatttttcatttttttttattgttaaaattattgactagtgttcttttattttcttcttcttcttcttcttcttcttcattattattatttacgtTGCTATCTGTTGTTATTGTGCCATTTTGAAGGTCCTCCCCTTGCTCATGGAGAAGTTTTCATTCGAGGAGCAGGCATCACTGGTGTGGCAATTTCTGTGCAGCATCCCTGTGAATATGATGGCCGAATTTCTGCCTTGGCTTTCATCTTCTATATCTGCTGATGAGTGCAAAGATATGCATAAATGCTTGCACAAAGTAATTCCAGACGAGGATCTTcttcaagaggtgagttagctTGCTTATAGGTGTTAAAGATCTTTGTTAAGTATGGCAAAGCTGATAAAATTCATCTTGCATGAAGATTATGTTTACCTGGATGGATGGCAAAAAGTTAACAAACAAACGCAAGGCTTGTGAAGAGAGTACAACACACAATAATTCAGATTCTGTTGTTAGAGGCTTAATTGGTCAGGCAGAGAATGTTCCTTGTCCTTGTGAATCTTCTAGCAGGGAATTTCTTGTCTCAAATTTGAATCTTAAAGAATCCACTCTGAATCGCCCGGTTGATGAGATACTGCATTGGCACAAGGCTATTAGAAAGGAGTTGAATGACATAACAGAAGCAGCTAGGGAAATAAAGTTGCGTGGAGATTTTTCTGATTTATCTGCCTTCAACCAGAGGCTCCAGTTTATTGCTGAAGTTTGTATCTTTCATAGGTATGCAGCATCGCTATTATGCATATCTATTTGAAGTTTTGGCTTAAATAATTTTGACGGACTAATATAAACTGCTATGGTGCTTGAATCTGGATCATTCAAACTATTTTCATACTTTGACTGCAGTATTGCCGAGGACAAAGTTATATTTCCTGCAGTAGATGCAGAAATATCATTTGCCCAGGAGCATGCGGAAGAAGAAAACGAGTTTGACAAATTTAGATGCTTGATAGAAAGCGTTCAGAGTGCTGGATCCAACTCAACTTCTGTAGAATTTTATTCAGAACTGTGCTCACAAGCTGATCATATAATGGAGACAGTGGAAAGACACTTCTGTAATGAGGAGGCTCAGGTGAGTAATATCAGAATCAGAAATATTCTGCAAGTTCAATGTTTCGATCTTTATATAAAACAACATACCCGATGAAATTCCACAAGTATATACCCCCCtgtaaaaaaatagttatttctcGGAAGTGATGAAAGTAGGTAATTGATCTTGATTATTTAGATTCTATGTGATCCCAGGTTCTTCCACTCGCACGAAAACATTTTAGCGCCAAAAGGCAGCGGGAACTCCTTTACCAGAGCTTGTGTGTTATGCCACTTAGACTCATAGAATGCGTCTTACCATGGTTGGTAGGTTCATTAAGTGAGGAGGAAGCAAGGTCTTTTCTTCAGAACATGCATCTGGCAGGTAAAGTCTAATTTCTACTGCTTGATactttcatttaattaaaactTGGCTTCTGTGTTGACAATGATAGAAAGTATGCCTTATCTAATGCAGCACCAGCATCAGACACTGCTTTGGTCACACTTTTCTCTGGTTGGGCATGCAAAGGTCGTCCAGATGACATTTGTTTATCTTCAAATGTAACCGGTTGCTGTCCTGCTAAAATTTTAGCTGGGAATCAAGAGAACTTAGGTAAATGTTGCGGTacatgcacttcttcaagaaTTGCCAAATGTAGCAGTAGCTCAAATGGTGAGCAGAGTAATGGTGAAAGGCCAACCAAGCGTGTAAACTTAATGTCAGAGGATAAATGCTATCGTCATGAACCTTCAGGAGGTGGAAAATTTCGGAAAGGATCCACTGGTAATCAGTCTTGTTGTGTTCCTGCATTAGGTGTTGTGAATTCCCTTGCTGCAGCAAAATCATCGCGCACTTTTACTCCAAGCGCTCCTTCTCTGAACTCCTGTCTTTTCAACTGGAATACCAGCTTGACCAATGCTGGATATGCAACACGTCCGATCGATAACATTTTTCAATTTCACAAGGCAATCAGAAAGGATTTGGAATTTCTGGATGTTGAATCTGGAAAACTGACTGATTGTGATGAGACTTTCCTCAGGAAGTTTTGTGGTCGTTTTCGTCTCCTACGGGGCTTGTATAAAGCTCACAGTAATGCAGAGGATGATATAGTATTTCCAGCTTTGGAATCAAAAGAGACGCTTCATAATGTTAGCCATTCTTACACCTTGGACCACAAACAGGAAGAAAAGCTATTCGAGGATATATCATCTGCACTTGATGAGCTTTCTCAGCTCCGTGAAAACTTGAATGGTGGGAGTTCAGTTAAAGGTCCGTGTAGAAACTCTGGTGCTTGTGACTTACATGAATATTCAAGAAAATACAATGAGCTGGCAACTAAAGTTCAAGCCATGTGCAAATCGATAAAAGTAACCCTGGATCAACATGTTATACGGGAGGAAGTTGAGCTATGGCCGCTATTTGACCGGCATTTTAGCATTGAAGAACAAGACAAACTAGTTGGTAGGATAATAGGTACAACTGGGGCAGAGGTACTTCAGTCAATGTTGCCCTGGGTAACCACTGCTCTCACTCAGgatgaacaaaataaaatgatggaGACATGGAAGCAAGCAACCAAAAACACTATGTTCAGTGAATGGCTCAATGAATGGTGGGAAGGAACTCCAGATGAAACTTCCCAGGCATCAAGCTCAGAGGACATTGTATCACGAGGTTGTCACCATGCTTTTATTAGTTTAATTCATGCTGTTGTGTTGTTCTATAGGCTATTTACCTTAAGACAAGGCTATTAGTGGATCTAAACTGAGAATTTTCCTGATATTCATTTTAGCCTCTAAAATTATGCCTTTTCAGGATGTGAGTTTCCTGAATCACTAGAACAAAGTGATTCAACTTTTAAACCTGGATGGAAGGACATATTCCGGATGAATCAAAATGAGCTAGAGTCAGAAATAAGGAAGGTCTCCCGAGACTCTTCGCTTGATCCTAGAAGAAAAGCATATCTTATTCAAAATCTCATGACCAGGTTTGTTTTCAATAAATCCATCTTTTGAAACCTTTGTGATTGCTACATCATTGTCATTATTCCACATAACCTATTGAGCATCTGTTGTTCAGTCGCTGGATAGCTGCTCAGCAGGAGTCTGAAGCAAGATctgttgaaacttcaaatggtcaaGATCAAATAGGATGTTCACCTTCATTCCGTGATACAGATAAGCAAGTGTTCGGATGTGAGCATTATAAAAGAAACTGCAAGCTCCGAGCAGCTTGCTGTGGTAAACTATATCCATGCAGATTCTGTCATGACAAAGTCAGTGATCATTCTATGGATAGGTAAATTTCTGGATGCATTTCTGTTTCTAATCAAACTCCATTGCATGTCTAATTTTTCTAGTAATTCGCAGGAAGGCAACAACTGAAATGATGTGTATGAACTGCCTCAAAGTACAACCAGTTGGACCTACTTGCACGACTCCATCCTGTAATGGCCTTTCAATGGCAAAATATTACTGCAGCAGCTGTAAATTTTTTGATGATGAAAGGTGATACTACAATGACACTACTTGTTTCATGTTGATGAAGTAGATTGAATCACACAAGTCAATTACCTAGAACATAAAGCcctcatttaataaaaaattgtctGTCGATTTCCTTGAGCAAATCACATGAAAATCTATTTCAATACCTAATTCCTTTAGTCAAGGATGAAATCCTTGGGTCTCTACTATTTCTGCTGCTTTTACGTGTTGCAAGATGAAATTATACCCCtaatagatctttcatcttgatTACTACGTTCTATTCGTTTCCTACTTCAGGACAGTATATCATTGCCCGTTTTGCAATTTATGCCGGCTGGGGCAAGGACTAGGTGTTGACTTCTTTCATTGCATGACCTGCAATTGCTGCCTCGGAATGAGACTTGTGGACCACAAATGCAGGGAGAAAGGTCTTGAAACCAACTGTCCAAtatgttgtgattttttattCACATCAAGTGAAACTGTCAGGGGTCTGCCCTGTGGGCATTTTATGCATTCAGCATGCTTTCAGGTCTGTTCACTTTTCTCTGCTAGGCTATTTTCATGTCTTTGTTGTCAGAAAGGATTATGTTTGttattagaaatttaatttgaattaaaagcAATCTCTTTATTTCCTCAGGCATATGCTTGCACACATTACATCTGTCCCATTTGCAGCAAGTCTATGGGAGATATGTCGGTAAGGAATGTTCTTCCTTCTTTAAACAAACCTTTTTGCCGAGTAGTTAAAGTTTTAaataatagaatatatatatatatatatatatatatatatatatatataatatactgtttaattttccttttttggagTAAGGAGGAATATTCTGGTTGCATTGGTGGTTGGTTTTATTTCTCAAAGGGCTATAGCTGTATTACCTCTATGGTATGGTCAAACACTAACTTGATGTGTTTGTgataaaacttatttttgatttaaatatttcCTTAGAAAAAGAAACTGCATCAAGCCTACGAAATGGGGCAGATGAATGTGGGAATGTGCGTGTGTTTGTCAAGTAACTTTATTTGTTCTTTGCATAAACAGGAGTGCTTGTCTGTTTTGTGAATTCTTGTATTACTCCTCACATTTTGTACTCAATTATAAGCCTTGCCTGATCCACAAAGAGTCGTATCTATtcaaaagagaagaagagaggagtatcttttatttggaaaaaatcaatttttccaCAGAAGCATGTAACATCATACTATTATTAACCTTATTTATGAACGTTATCTACGATGCCCTTGGATATTGGTATGGcgttttatttaatgaaaattctgGTAGTATTAGGAAAGAAATTGAACGTTCTCTTTGATCCTATTGTTTAAAGAAAATCATATTGTCTTCTCACTTGTGGATACTCACAGCATGTAGCcctatatatttcttattttgagACCTTTAATCTTTATGTATCCTTTTCTTCCCGTTCTATTATATTTGTGCTCAGATAACTGACTTCAACTTTCGTTTTAAAAGTTTGTGCTCAGATAAATGACCTCACCGTTCGTTCTCTCTTTTAGGTGTACTTCGGGATGCTTGATGCTTTGATGGCTTCAGAGGTACTACCAGAAGAGTTTAGGAACCGCTGCCAAGTACGAAATCTTTCTAACAACTCTTATGCTTATTGATATTATTTCTAAagctttttttctcaaatttttacttgaaatttCCCCAGGATATATTGTGTAACGACTGTGGTAAGAGAGGAACTGCACCATTCCATTGGCTATATCACAAGTGTGGATCTTGTGGATCCTACAATACCAGAGTGATAAAGGTGGAAACAAGTCCTAATTGCTCAAGCTAATGAGACCTGTTCGATTACCAACGGACAGAGCAAGAGGCGCGGGAAAGGGAGGGGTGAGTGGTGGGTGGAAGGTGGAAGGTTTCATCCTGATCTTCACATCACTCGTATCGTACGTTTCttttatgtacatatatatataatagatgtcGGAACCCAGGATTACATACTTCTTCTATACATCGCATTGTTAAGTGCGAGCTCGATACATAGGTTTGTAAAATACATGAGCAATAACGGTCGccaaaattttgttgttgttatacaCCAAATATGCTGTTTAGCCAAATTATTGTGTGCTAAAGTTTTCATCTACTTTAGCTGTTGTTTCAATTTTAATCCAGATGTATAATGatactactaataataatttGTTCTCTGTTGTACCCTGCCCATATAGAAAATACTCATTCCTTTAATTAAAGATGGTATCttaatttttgcattttgtAATTAATAATTGTGGCATCAATCATTATGCTTTGTCGGTATTCTTTCATTCTTAATTAAAGACTTTAAGTTCATTCTATGGTGATAATTTTTAATGAGATTTTCTTTTCGAACGTGAGTCTTTTCGTTAAGAGCATTAGTTTCATCATTGTGCCATGATTCATGTTATTAAATTCTCTTCTTTTGCTAGAAAGAAAAACGAGGAAAGAATAAATCTAGATACCGATTCTCTATCAATgataaatgatataaaaatcATGACTAAACTAAAGACAAAGATAGCAACTTGCATATCAAGGGCTGACATGTTTTATGATAGGATGATTCGAGAtttggatattttaaaattttacaaatttcGTTGGGAGCattgttttcaaaaatttgttatgtaatacataaatttaaatctaatcaaattataatataaatttttgatgaaaaatagcaaaaaagaaagagagggACAACTTGCAAATTAAGGAATCAATATTCAACATGATACAATCAACTAAATCAGCTCCCATGTTCAATATGACAATATGAATACAGAAAGAGAtgacattattattatatatactataaataaaatatttgaagatcATTTACTTCACGTCTTTCAGCCGTTTTGATACGTTGTATATTTTAACTtgacacaaaatttataaaataaaatatatttcttttgaaagtTATGTTTGTAAAAGTATCATTAATATTTTACggtaaaatatagaaatgtaCATTATACTTTTAGAACAACAACAAACTAATCCTAGTTTACTTCTCCgatattcaaatataaatttcagCGATTCAAAATCTATATTAATAAAATCGAGAAATGGAGAGTCCACCAGTAATGTTACTACCTTCGTCATTGAGACCTCGACGAGACCTTATTATAAGTTgtcaaaacaaacataatacaTCTATCCAAATAATATCGAAGAAAGACTATACatgtcaaaaaaagaaaaacatattaaaaaacaaaaatcaagcTTTCATTTTTTTGGGGACAAGATTGCCCCtataaaatacaatttgaaTAACAAAAGCTTAGCTATATTTCCTTAACCtcacatatacatatttgtACTTTCACAATTTATAACTTCtcataataaaatttcaaaattgaattattattattttcaaaatcagaAAAAGCAAATCAAAAAAGCTCCagctgaaagaaaaaaaatttgttcattctttttctGGGTAAATTTCTCTTAAACCCTAgctattttaattcaattttgagtATAATTTCATAGATTTTGATTCCTGTTATTAGATCTCTCTGTTATTTGATGTTATacttgttgaaaaaaaattgatatttatcCCAGAAACGCAAAGGGGTGattcaattttatgaattttgtgttaaaaACTGATTAATTCATCTCGAATTTTAAATGGGTTTGTGTTAAAATCTTGTCTTTTGGCTGTAGATTTTGGGAAatcaaggttttttttttgtgttctaTTGATTTTTGCGGTGGAAAAAGGGTGTAATGAGTGGTTCAAAATTGGAGGGGCCATCGGCTCCGGTGGTAAGACGAGACCCGTATGAAGTGTTGGCTGTGACGAGGGATTCGTCGGATCAGGAGATTAAGACTGCTTATAGAAAGCTTGCTCTCAAGTAAGTGatttctaatataattttttttttgacaaagaaAAGTGAtttctaatatatatttgttaattttagtTTATAGTTAGTTTTTGCTATAATGGTGTTTAAATGTGGTATTGGAATGAATAGACATGAATAAAGCAGAATATGTGTAGCAAGTTTATGCAGCTGACAGAAGTAGTTGGAATTTAAGGCGTTTTTACTTCGACTAATTACACGGATACATGTCACATCCCACCAGCAAATAGGGACTAAGGCACAGCCGTACCTTGGGTGCTTTAATGGTGTTATTGAATGAGGGTATAACTGAGGTGTAAGTGTATCTAGTAAACCTAAATAGAAATTTAGTGAGGATGGTGAAATGCGTAAACATTTCTGCTGGTATTTTTTTTGGAGCTTGTTGTTACCACGCGGAGGTATTTAATTACGGTAGTAAGACAAAAATTATTGGAATTTATGgtcaataattaattaggttaTGTGATGATTGCCACATATTGTcatttgaagaaataaaatatagatGGAAGAGACTTGcttttacatatatataccATTGTTATCAAAAGCAGAAAGTGCAAAAAAGCTCTTAAGGTTCGGTGGGACTTTAAGCTCAAATATAGTTTGGACTTTTTTGGGAAAAGGCGCAAATGGAGAAAAcatccaaatatatatatatatatatatccaagactaataattataagcatgaagaACAAGTTAATATGAACAAAAGAAATTGATTGTTTTTAcgataaagtgaaatatcaatggTTTAACGTCGCCTCGTCAGGAAATTCTCATTTACAAGGGAAAGCATGTCTTAGAGCTTTGATGACGACATTAAAGCGCACATTAAGCGAGTCGAATCACTAAATGCATTTTGAGCCTCGCTTTTGGGCTTAAGCGAGCCTTGGATAACATTGATACATACGTATGATGCATCTGAtggagaaaaataatggtgatgGGAAGTGAAATCCGGTTATTGAGGAAAAAGTGGCTGAAATTTTTCGGGCTGTGGATTTGGGATTTGGGGAACTTTTTGATTTGATACTTGCTCTTGTGGATGAATAATGGAATGCATAAATTATTGGCAGGTATCATCCTGACAAGAATGCTAACAATCCTGAAGCTTCAGAACATTTCAAGGAGGTTGCATACTCATATAGCATTCTATCTGATCCAGAGAAAAGGAGGCAATATGATATGGCTGGCTTTGAGGTACTCACCCCCTGCCACTGtaaaagacatatttttttCAGACATGGTTGTTCATCATGAGCAATGATGTATGATGCGAAAGacttttacttattttgctGTTTTAAAGACTGAAATCATGGAgaatattttgtttgatttatatatCCTTACATTTGCTTGTTATGTATCACGTTACATTTGAATGAGGTTACTGATTTAGCAGTAGAAAGAAAGTAGTTCATATATAGAACTCTTTATGTTTTTGATTTCAAGAAGGGTTATAGAAATAAGAGCTAGCTTAGGCCAATATTGCTTATATGATAGGTTGTAACTTTATGGCTTCAACCAAGCATATCTAGAAAGATTGAATACTAAGTGCTAACAATATAAACTTAACATATCGTAAGGGTTCAACAAAATGTGGATACTTGAAAGTTGCAGGATAGTGCTGCAGCAATCTAGATGTTAGAACACTCCTTTCATTCTTGAAGGTTCTGTCTTGTTGTATTTGTGGATATTAATAGGTGTAAAGCTGAaaagtcatcctatcaactgcCATTTTCTGGACTCCTCACTTCTCCTGGAGATTTCTAGTCGAGTATTGTTTATAGGGTTCCCAAAATATATTAGAAACAGAAACATGTTACAATGCAACATGTACCTACAAAGGCAGTCTTTGTTTTCATGTTAGTAGCAAAAGGTGCTTCTATTGTATGTTACAAGATCTTCCTAATGCCAACATCTTTCAGTTCGAAGGTTATAGTTCGTCTAAGTGATGTCATTCATGTAAcgaatatataaaattttatgctAGAAATAAGTGAGATTTAAGTACAAGGAAAGGATCTAGCTACTGGACATTGTCCCAATAGACCAGATATGCACATAAAAATGCATATTGGCCTAGCTAGGATAGAAATTATGATTGTCCAGCCATTTGGGGAGATGACTCTACTTGCCAACTTTAATTTGAATCTCTTTGGATGATGAGCTTGGTAATAGAATCTGGTAGTTGTCTTTGATGTTAGAAAATTCTGACATTCTTTTCTCTCCATTTATGATAAACAACAGCAGCCAACGTCATCCTAT
The window above is part of the Solanum pennellii chromosome 5, SPENNV200 genome. Proteins encoded here:
- the LOC107020339 gene encoding zinc finger protein BRUTUS-like isoform X1, which produces MATPLTTTGGGGIQGVGGGGGGGGGGGGGVAVMSGTHVEQSGTLSSSSRAVGVKGSSPIRIFLFFHKAIRKELDGLHRSAMAFATNQDTEIKPFMERCYFLRSIYKHHCNAEDEVIFPALDIRVKNVARTYSLEHEGEGVLFDHLFALLDSDTQSEESYRRELASCTGALQTSISQHMSKEEEQVLPLLMEKFSFEEQASLVWQFLCSIPVNMMAEFLPWLSSSISADECKDMHKCLHKVIPDEDLLQEIMFTWMDGKKLTNKRKACEESTTHNNSDSVVRGLIGQAENVPCPCESSSREFLVSNLNLKESTLNRPVDEILHWHKAIRKELNDITEAAREIKLRGDFSDLSAFNQRLQFIAEVCIFHSIAEDKVIFPAVDAEISFAQEHAEEENEFDKFRCLIESVQSAGSNSTSVEFYSELCSQADHIMETVERHFCNEEAQVLPLARKHFSAKRQRELLYQSLCVMPLRLIECVLPWLVGSLSEEEARSFLQNMHLAAPASDTALVTLFSGWACKGRPDDICLSSNVTGCCPAKILAGNQENLGKCCGTCTSSRIAKCSSSSNGEQSNGERPTKRVNLMSEDKCYRHEPSGGGKFRKGSTGNQSCCVPALGVVNSLAAAKSSRTFTPSAPSLNSCLFNWNTSLTNAGYATRPIDNIFQFHKAIRKDLEFLDVESGKLTDCDETFLRKFCGRFRLLRGLYKAHSNAEDDIVFPALESKETLHNVSHSYTLDHKQEEKLFEDISSALDELSQLRENLNGGSSVKGPCRNSGACDLHEYSRKYNELATKVQAMCKSIKVTLDQHVIREEVELWPLFDRHFSIEEQDKLVGRIIGTTGAEVLQSMLPWVTTALTQDEQNKMMETWKQATKNTMFSEWLNEWWEGTPDETSQASSSEDIVSRGCEFPESLEQSDSTFKPGWKDIFRMNQNELESEIRKVSRDSSLDPRRKAYLIQNLMTSRWIAAQQESEARSVETSNGQDQIGCSPSFRDTDKQVFGCEHYKRNCKLRAACCGKLYPCRFCHDKVSDHSMDRKATTEMMCMNCLKVQPVGPTCTTPSCNGLSMAKYYCSSCKFFDDERTVYHCPFCNLCRLGQGLGVDFFHCMTCNCCLGMRLVDHKCREKGLETNCPICCDFLFTSSETVRGLPCGHFMHSACFQAYACTHYICPICSKSMGDMSVYFGMLDALMASEVLPEEFRNRCQDILCNDCGKRGTAPFHWLYHKCGSCGSYNTRVIKVETSPNCSS
- the LOC107020339 gene encoding zinc finger protein BRUTUS-like isoform X2 — protein: MLKMRRILVIFPALDIRVKNVARTYSLEHEGEGVLFDHLFALLDSDTQSEESYRRELASCTGALQTSISQHMSKEEEQVLPLLMEKFSFEEQASLVWQFLCSIPVNMMAEFLPWLSSSISADECKDMHKCLHKVIPDEDLLQEIMFTWMDGKKLTNKRKACEESTTHNNSDSVVRGLIGQAENVPCPCESSSREFLVSNLNLKESTLNRPVDEILHWHKAIRKELNDITEAAREIKLRGDFSDLSAFNQRLQFIAEVCIFHSIAEDKVIFPAVDAEISFAQEHAEEENEFDKFRCLIESVQSAGSNSTSVEFYSELCSQADHIMETVERHFCNEEAQVLPLARKHFSAKRQRELLYQSLCVMPLRLIECVLPWLVGSLSEEEARSFLQNMHLAAPASDTALVTLFSGWACKGRPDDICLSSNVTGCCPAKILAGNQENLGKCCGTCTSSRIAKCSSSSNGEQSNGERPTKRVNLMSEDKCYRHEPSGGGKFRKGSTGNQSCCVPALGVVNSLAAAKSSRTFTPSAPSLNSCLFNWNTSLTNAGYATRPIDNIFQFHKAIRKDLEFLDVESGKLTDCDETFLRKFCGRFRLLRGLYKAHSNAEDDIVFPALESKETLHNVSHSYTLDHKQEEKLFEDISSALDELSQLRENLNGGSSVKGPCRNSGACDLHEYSRKYNELATKVQAMCKSIKVTLDQHVIREEVELWPLFDRHFSIEEQDKLVGRIIGTTGAEVLQSMLPWVTTALTQDEQNKMMETWKQATKNTMFSEWLNEWWEGTPDETSQASSSEDIVSRGCEFPESLEQSDSTFKPGWKDIFRMNQNELESEIRKVSRDSSLDPRRKAYLIQNLMTSRWIAAQQESEARSVETSNGQDQIGCSPSFRDTDKQVFGCEHYKRNCKLRAACCGKLYPCRFCHDKVSDHSMDRKATTEMMCMNCLKVQPVGPTCTTPSCNGLSMAKYYCSSCKFFDDERTVYHCPFCNLCRLGQGLGVDFFHCMTCNCCLGMRLVDHKCREKGLETNCPICCDFLFTSSETVRGLPCGHFMHSACFQAYACTHYICPICSKSMGDMSVYFGMLDALMASEVLPEEFRNRCQDILCNDCGKRGTAPFHWLYHKCGSCGSYNTRVIKVETSPNCSS